The Zingiber officinale cultivar Zhangliang chromosome 2A, Zo_v1.1, whole genome shotgun sequence genomic sequence GATGCGCGCATTCAATCAGGCTTGATGATCTTGTTCTAAGTGTATTGCCTTGCAATCTCAGTGTTGCAAACGAGCTACTGGGGGAAATGCGGCATTGATCCGGAGCCAGGAAGGTGCAGGAGGACGGACGGGAAGAAGTGGAGATGCTCAAGAGAGGTTGTGGTAGGCCAAAAGTATTGCGAGCGTCATGTTCACCGAGGCCGAAACCGTTCAAGAAAGCATGTGGAAGCCCCCACAACATCTTCCATCTCAGTGTTGAAAACTGGCCTTTCCACACCTTCAGTGTTGCTGGCTCAAGAGAACCATCTCAACCTGCCTAGACCTTTGGCCACACCGAATAcacattctctggaccggaggtAACACTTGAAACTCCACTAGAATTTTTTCATGGCATGCCAGAACAGGTATATGCCTTGTAGATTTTGTTACTCAGACAACTAGTGTTTCAATCCTGTCTGCATTTAGATTGTTTGAAATTAGGTAAGAGTTACACAAACTTAAGGATGTTTCAGGATTAAGCAATTGCTGAGTACATTTTACAAACCAACTTCTTATTCTCCAATTTATGTTGAACAGCTGTATGCTCTtagcatttctttttttttttttcgaagaCTGGTCAGCATGTTAGATCCTTAGGTAAGTTGCAGATATGAACACAATACTCATCTTTGTATGCCATTATAATCTTTTGCAAATACTAATTTTTCCCTGCATTGCTTGCAGACAATCAGGCATACAAACTGTTGAAAAGAATCTTCAAGGCAATTGCCCAAACTTCTACCTCGACGATCTTCCGGACAATAAACCTGAAGGCTATGTGCTCCAGAGGTTCTTGGACGAATGGCCAAAGTCTCAGCGAGAGAACGATGACAGCATCAACTATGCCATCCATCCTGCTTCAACTACTCACCTCTCTATTTCAGTCCCTGGGAATCATTCATCGGATTTCTCTCTGAAACTGTCCACTGGAAATCCTGAGCAACCAagagaaaataacaacaatggccTTGAAGTACAACAGTTACCCCAACCAAGCAACAAGGGATCTGGATGGGTTAGCCATGGAGAGGCAACTATGGGTGGTCCACTAGCTGAAGCACTCCGTTCCTCAACCTCAACTCACTCGCCAACTAGTGTTCTGCACAAACCTAATGGATCGATATATGAGATCAGTATCATTAGCTCTTGAGAAGCTTCTCTTAGTTGCTTTAATTTGCTAACTCTATGGCTATACATTTCATGATTTGGTAACTTATCCTATTTCTATTCATTGTAACATATGCCATTCACTCTCAAGTATTCTCATTTGTGTGCATCATTAAAGTTGGTTTAGCTGAGGCACTCTGTTCTTCAACCTCAATTCACTCGCCAACTAGGATTCAGTAGTGTTCTGCACAAGACAAATGGATCGATATATGAGATCAGTAGCATTAGCCCTTGAGATGATTCTCTTAGTCGCTTTAGTTTGCTAAATCTATGGTTATGCATTTCTTGTTTGTGACTCATTAAAGTTGGTTTCTGAGTTGTTATCTATCTGGAAGTTGGTTATCAGGAATATCTCAAGTGATTTCCTCGACGAAAGGAAAAATGTTTTTTCTGACTGTTAAATTGGCTTACTGATGCCATGCTTCTTAGGTAAATTGAGAACACATGtacattcaaaaatcaaatttcaGCCCAATTTAATcgtcagattttttttatttaaggatTGAGTCTCAATTTTGAA encodes the following:
- the LOC122041854 gene encoding growth-regulating factor 3-like, which encodes MDSHLWRDRQQQSEHQPPALALLAPEPSNSSINKAAVAAAHTPLFTLPSVGYFTLAQWQELELQALIYKYMLAGVSVPVELILPVRRSLLSASPYFHYPELYHHFQPSLLQTSYWGKCGIDPEPGRCRRTDGKKWRCSREVVVGQKYCERHVHRGRNRSRKHVEAPTTSSISVLKTGLSTPSVLLAQENHLNLPRPLATPNTHSLDRRQSGIQTVEKNLQGNCPNFYLDDLPDNKPEGYVLQRFLDEWPKSQRENDDSINYAIHPASTTHLSISVPGNHSSDFSLKLSTGNPEQPRENNNNGLEVQQLPQPSNKGSGWVSHGEATMGGPLAEALRSSTSTHSPTSVLHKPNGSIYEISIISS